The Rhodocytophaga rosea genome has a segment encoding these proteins:
- a CDS encoding tetratricopeptide repeat protein, translated as MYGQSYTYQIQQADSLFERGDFTGSLKLYEQILSQSGKASPGILLKMAYIYEGLEDYTQALYYLSVYYSFRPSQQAIDQMKNIASRHNLTGYEFKDADFFMVLYERYYVYITSALMLICTILLASMIGRKLRRQYVPSRHMIGLILFLIIVFAFLNITFRYKSVKAIIAHDNVYLMSAPSAGASLISILPKGHRLDINNQQDIWLEIVWNEQIAYVRQQNVLMIE; from the coding sequence ATGTACGGACAAAGCTATACTTACCAAATTCAGCAGGCTGATTCTTTATTTGAAAGAGGTGATTTTACTGGTTCATTAAAATTATATGAGCAGATTCTTTCACAAAGTGGGAAAGCTTCTCCAGGAATATTACTAAAAATGGCTTATATCTATGAGGGATTGGAAGATTATACCCAAGCTTTATACTATCTAAGTGTATACTATTCATTCCGGCCCAGCCAGCAGGCCATAGATCAAATGAAAAATATTGCTTCCCGTCATAACCTGACAGGATATGAATTTAAGGATGCAGATTTCTTTATGGTATTGTATGAGCGGTATTATGTATATATTACTTCTGCTCTCATGCTTATATGCACAATTTTACTTGCCTCTATGATTGGACGAAAGTTGCGTCGACAATACGTACCATCCAGGCATATGATCGGACTCATTTTATTTCTTATCATTGTTTTTGCTTTTCTAAATATCACATTCAGATATAAATCTGTAAAAGCAATCATAGCTCATGATAACGTATATTTGATGAGTGCTCCTTCGGCTGGCGCATCTTTAATTTCGATTTTACCGAAAGGACATCGGCTGGATATTAATAATCAACAGGATATATGGCTGGAAATAGTCTGGAATGAGCAGATTGCTTATGTAAGACAACAAAATGTTTTAATGATCGAGTAA
- the lpdA gene encoding dihydrolipoyl dehydrogenase — MDYDVVIIGSGPGGYIAAVRCGQLGLKTAIIEKYETLGGTCLNVGCIPSKALLDSSEHFFNASHTFAAHGIELKDLQVNLSQMIKRKNEVVKQTTDGVKFLMKKNKVTTYQGMGSFVDKNTILITDTKGGTQQITTKNVVIATGSKPASLPGIAIDKKRIITSTEALNLPEIPKHLIVIGAGVIGAELGSVYGRLGAKVSFVEYAGSMIPTMDGTMGKELQKAMKKIDTDFYFNHKVIGVESKGEEVIVTADNNKGGTLTLSGDYCLVAIGRKPYTDGLNIEKAGVQKDDRGRVIVDEHLQTNVSGIYAIGDVIRGAMLAHKAEEEGVFVAEVIVGQKPHINYLLIPNVVYTWPEVAGVGYTEEELKSKGITYKSGSFPFKASGRARASMDTDGLVKVLADATTDEILGIHMIGPRTADMIAEGVVAMEYRASAEDIGRMSHAHPTYTEALKEACLAASDNRALNI, encoded by the coding sequence ATGGATTACGATGTAGTGATTATCGGTTCTGGCCCTGGAGGCTATATTGCAGCCGTTCGTTGTGGACAATTAGGACTTAAAACAGCCATTATTGAAAAATATGAAACCCTGGGAGGCACCTGCCTTAACGTAGGCTGTATCCCTTCCAAAGCATTACTGGACTCTTCGGAGCATTTCTTTAACGCATCTCATACCTTTGCTGCACATGGCATTGAACTAAAAGACCTGCAAGTGAACCTTTCGCAGATGATTAAGCGCAAAAATGAGGTAGTGAAGCAAACCACCGATGGGGTAAAGTTTCTGATGAAAAAAAACAAAGTAACTACCTACCAGGGAATGGGTTCATTTGTAGATAAAAATACAATTCTGATCACTGATACTAAAGGCGGCACTCAGCAGATTACTACTAAAAATGTAGTAATTGCCACTGGTTCCAAACCTGCCTCTTTGCCAGGAATTGCCATTGATAAAAAACGGATCATTACCTCTACAGAGGCACTTAATTTACCGGAAATTCCAAAACACCTAATTGTAATTGGTGCCGGTGTGATTGGCGCAGAACTTGGTTCGGTATATGGCAGACTAGGAGCCAAAGTTAGTTTTGTTGAATATGCCGGCTCCATGATTCCAACCATGGATGGCACCATGGGAAAAGAATTACAAAAGGCCATGAAAAAAATCGATACTGACTTTTATTTTAACCACAAAGTAATTGGTGTTGAAAGCAAAGGAGAGGAAGTAATTGTGACGGCTGATAATAACAAAGGTGGTACGCTTACTCTTTCCGGCGATTACTGCCTGGTAGCCATTGGCAGAAAACCTTATACAGACGGACTAAATATAGAAAAAGCAGGCGTACAGAAAGATGACCGAGGTAGAGTTATTGTAGATGAACATTTGCAAACAAATGTTTCCGGAATTTATGCCATTGGTGATGTAATTAGGGGAGCCATGCTGGCACATAAAGCAGAAGAAGAAGGTGTTTTTGTAGCCGAAGTCATTGTCGGACAAAAACCCCACATCAATTATCTGCTAATCCCCAATGTAGTATATACCTGGCCGGAAGTAGCAGGCGTTGGCTATACAGAAGAAGAATTAAAATCCAAAGGTATTACCTATAAATCCGGTTCTTTTCCATTTAAAGCTTCCGGACGTGCCCGTGCCAGCATGGATACAGATGGATTAGTAAAAGTACTGGCCGATGCCACCACCGACGAAATATTGGGTATTCATATGATTGGCCCACGCACCGCCGACATGATTGCTGAAGGAGTGGTAGCGATGGAATATAGAGCTTCTGCCGAAGACATAGGCCGTATGTCACATGCCCATCCTACGTATACAGAAGCCTTAAAAGAGGCATGCCTGGCTGCTTCTGATAACCGGGCATTGAATATATAA
- a CDS encoding M15 family metallopeptidase, which yields MLKTKLLHFFIAGILFLTYGCQSSTEQTKDPIQIQDTLSQAKTSHKIDTVSTRSEPRISLLTNQELNNLPDSSFVELLTVDSTFVLDMKYATPDNFLKSKVYDCDKCLLRVKVAKALAKAQKAFADQGYRIKLFDCYRPLDVQKRMWALMPDKRYVGNPYQNGSVHNKGAAVDLTLVDAEGKEVDMGTSFDHFGREAHHAYTNLPQETLQNRKLLKQGMESAGFLPITSEWWHYFYQNNRFPVANFKPACP from the coding sequence ATGCTGAAAACTAAGCTATTGCATTTTTTTATTGCAGGTATTCTATTCTTAACCTATGGGTGTCAATCCTCCACTGAACAGACGAAAGATCCCATCCAAATTCAAGATACCCTCAGCCAGGCCAAAACATCCCATAAGATTGATACAGTATCTACTAGGTCAGAACCAAGAATCAGCCTGCTCACCAATCAAGAGTTAAATAACCTGCCCGACAGTTCATTTGTAGAGTTGCTTACCGTAGACAGTACCTTTGTTTTGGATATGAAATATGCCACTCCTGACAATTTTCTGAAGAGCAAAGTATATGATTGTGACAAATGTCTGTTACGGGTGAAAGTAGCCAAAGCGCTTGCCAAAGCCCAGAAAGCTTTTGCAGATCAAGGATACCGCATCAAGTTATTCGATTGTTACCGCCCGCTGGATGTTCAAAAACGCATGTGGGCCCTTATGCCCGACAAACGGTATGTAGGGAATCCTTATCAAAATGGCTCTGTTCACAATAAAGGGGCTGCCGTAGATCTTACGTTAGTAGATGCAGAGGGAAAAGAAGTTGACATGGGCACTTCCTTCGATCATTTCGGCAGGGAAGCACATCATGCCTATACCAATCTTCCACAGGAAACCTTACAGAACCGTAAATTATTAAAACAAGGAATGGAATCTGCCGGTTTTTTACCCATCACCAGCGAATGGTGGCACTATTTCTATCAGAACAATAGATTTCCGGTGGCAAATTTCAAACCTGCTTGCCCGTAA
- a CDS encoding phosphogluconate dehydrogenase C-terminal domain-containing protein, with translation MNKVVLVGAGGKMGCRITDNIKNSSTYQVSYLEVGQAGIERLQQRGISVSKPEEVLPQADMVIFAVPDIYIGKVAASIVPQMKSGSIGICLDPAAPLAGHLPKREDISYFVSHPAHPSVFNWEPDEKTHFDYFGGIAAKQAIVCALMQGPEEHYAIGESLAKAMYAPVFRSHRITVEQMGILEPAMSETFMSTLTKLMREGLDEVVRKGVPKEAAWDFFLGHLNIQLGVLFDQLPGAVFSDAAYKAMDIGRPLIVKEDWKQIFEPESVKQQIESITKS, from the coding sequence ATGAACAAAGTAGTATTAGTGGGCGCTGGAGGCAAAATGGGATGCCGGATTACCGATAATATAAAGAATTCAAGCACATACCAGGTTTCTTATCTGGAAGTTGGCCAGGCAGGTATCGAAAGATTGCAGCAAAGAGGCATCTCTGTTTCCAAGCCGGAAGAAGTATTACCACAGGCGGATATGGTTATTTTTGCGGTACCGGATATCTATATTGGAAAAGTAGCGGCAAGCATTGTTCCGCAGATGAAATCTGGTTCTATTGGTATTTGTTTAGACCCGGCAGCACCTCTGGCCGGTCACTTACCTAAACGTGAGGATATCAGCTATTTTGTATCACATCCGGCACATCCGTCTGTCTTTAACTGGGAGCCAGATGAAAAAACACATTTCGATTATTTTGGTGGAATTGCTGCCAAACAAGCTATTGTATGTGCCCTCATGCAAGGGCCGGAAGAACACTATGCCATAGGAGAATCATTAGCCAAAGCTATGTACGCACCGGTTTTCCGCTCACACCGCATTACGGTGGAACAGATGGGTATTCTGGAGCCGGCCATGAGTGAAACATTTATGTCTACCTTAACAAAATTGATGCGGGAAGGCTTGGATGAGGTAGTCCGCAAAGGTGTTCCCAAAGAAGCTGCCTGGGATTTCTTCCTCGGTCATTTAAATATACAATTAGGCGTATTATTTGATCAATTACCTGGCGCTGTGTTTTCGGATGCCGCCTACAAAGCCATGGACATTGGCCGTCCACTGATTGTGAAAGAAGACTGGAAACAGATATTTGAACCAGAAAGTGTGAAACAGCAGATCGAGTCAATCACCAAATCTTAA
- a CDS encoding M61 family metallopeptidase yields the protein MIYTLSYSNPDKHYIDIQVQISTITTSHVEVQLPAWRPGRYEMANFAKNMTLLKAYGTTGEKLNVQKLTKDCWRIQTETYTSVQLNYSYYAQQMDAGGSWLDDKQLYVNFVNCLVHVKGRMQEECRIQLQLPENYKIACGLPEISKHVLIASDYYQLVDSPMIASATLQKYSYQIQSTTFYIWVQGECHLNWEKVKLDFIKFSEVQMQMMQGFPCEAYHFLFHWLPFQHYHGVEHQNSTVITLGPASQAEQLYGEMLGISSHELFHTWNVIRIRPAELLPYDFSKENYFSTGFVAEGITTYYGDLFLARAGIFYIEEYLQELSQTLNKHFKFSNRSSLSLIDSSFDLWLDGYTMGAPGRKVSIYNKGALAALILDLEIRQLTQNTRSLDDVMRELWKQFGDMNAGYTIQDYQQIIEKVAGQNYQDYFDECIFGTIPLQDRTSRALNYVGCELAILQALPDSENIEITIRLKETITETEKENLQKWLENAR from the coding sequence ATGATCTATACCCTTTCTTATTCTAATCCTGACAAACACTATATCGACATTCAAGTACAGATCTCAACTATTACTACCTCTCACGTAGAAGTACAACTACCAGCCTGGCGCCCCGGGAGGTATGAAATGGCCAATTTTGCTAAAAATATGACTTTGCTTAAGGCGTATGGCACTACCGGAGAGAAACTCAATGTACAGAAATTGACAAAAGATTGCTGGCGGATACAGACCGAAACATATACGTCTGTTCAACTCAATTACAGCTATTATGCCCAGCAAATGGATGCCGGTGGTTCATGGCTGGATGATAAACAGTTGTATGTCAATTTTGTAAATTGCCTGGTGCATGTGAAAGGCAGAATGCAGGAAGAATGTAGGATACAACTGCAACTGCCTGAAAATTACAAAATTGCCTGTGGGCTGCCAGAAATATCTAAGCATGTACTGATTGCCAGTGATTATTATCAACTGGTAGATAGTCCGATGATCGCAAGCGCCACATTGCAGAAGTATTCTTACCAGATACAATCCACCACTTTTTATATCTGGGTACAGGGCGAATGCCATCTGAATTGGGAAAAGGTAAAACTTGATTTTATTAAGTTTTCTGAAGTACAAATGCAGATGATGCAAGGATTTCCTTGTGAAGCGTATCATTTTTTATTCCACTGGCTGCCATTCCAGCATTACCATGGGGTAGAACACCAGAACTCAACCGTAATTACTTTAGGTCCGGCAAGCCAGGCAGAACAGTTATATGGCGAAATGCTGGGTATTAGTTCGCATGAATTGTTCCATACCTGGAATGTGATCCGGATTCGTCCGGCCGAACTGCTTCCTTATGATTTTTCAAAAGAAAACTATTTTTCGACTGGTTTTGTAGCGGAGGGAATTACAACTTATTATGGCGATTTATTTCTGGCCAGAGCCGGTATTTTTTACATAGAGGAATATTTGCAGGAATTGAGCCAGACGCTGAATAAGCACTTCAAATTCAGCAACCGTTCGTCTTTATCGCTGATCGATTCTTCCTTCGATTTATGGCTGGATGGTTATACTATGGGTGCGCCTGGACGGAAAGTGTCTATTTACAACAAAGGTGCTTTAGCCGCTTTGATACTCGATCTGGAAATCCGCCAGCTTACACAAAATACCCGGTCACTGGATGATGTGATGCGGGAATTATGGAAACAATTTGGTGATATGAATGCCGGTTATACCATACAGGATTACCAGCAAATAATAGAGAAAGTAGCCGGACAGAATTACCAGGATTATTTTGATGAATGTATTTTTGGCACTATCCCTTTACAGGATAGGACTAGCCGGGCACTGAATTATGTGGGCTGTGAATTAGCTATTCTGCAAGCCTTACCTGACTCGGAAAATATAGAAATTACCATCAGATTGAAGGAAACGATAACAGAAACTGAAAAGGAAAATTTGCAAAAATGGCTTGAAAATGCAAGATAA
- a CDS encoding alpha/beta fold hydrolase yields the protein MLYYKQYLHPASEEWTVFIHGAGGSSSIWFKQLKEYKRHFNVLLLDLRGHGRSKDLLKEYIGQTYTFKNISHDVLEVLDHLKIKTAHFIGISLGCIIIRTLGELQPERVKSMILGGAITRMTFRSNFLMYGGNLFKKVVPYMWLYSLFAWVIMPKKRHEKSRSLFINEAKRLAQKEFLRWYKMTSEVNPLLKYFNETELSIPTLYVMGEEDHMFLPPVKQIVKRHTFATLQILHDSGHVVNVDQPDQFNLHTIAFIKRHSGISIETQSWNR from the coding sequence ATGCTTTATTATAAACAATACCTGCATCCGGCCTCTGAGGAATGGACAGTTTTTATTCATGGTGCCGGGGGTAGTTCTTCTATCTGGTTTAAGCAATTGAAGGAATATAAACGTCATTTTAATGTATTGCTCTTAGATTTACGGGGACATGGCCGTTCGAAAGATTTGCTCAAAGAATACATCGGACAAACCTATACCTTCAAAAACATTAGCCATGATGTACTGGAAGTATTAGACCATTTGAAAATAAAAACGGCGCATTTTATTGGCATTTCGCTCGGGTGTATCATTATTCGTACGTTAGGAGAATTACAACCGGAACGGGTAAAATCCATGATTCTGGGCGGTGCCATCACCCGCATGACGTTCCGTTCTAATTTTCTGATGTACGGAGGCAATCTGTTTAAAAAAGTAGTGCCTTATATGTGGCTCTATAGCCTGTTCGCCTGGGTGATTATGCCCAAAAAACGCCACGAAAAATCCCGTTCGCTATTTATTAACGAAGCCAAGCGGCTGGCGCAAAAGGAGTTTCTCCGCTGGTACAAAATGACCTCAGAAGTAAATCCCTTACTAAAATATTTTAATGAAACTGAGCTTTCTATTCCTACTTTATATGTGATGGGCGAAGAAGACCATATGTTTTTGCCGCCGGTAAAGCAGATTGTAAAACGCCATACCTTTGCAACCCTGCAAATTTTACACGATTCCGGCCATGTGGTAAATGTAGATCAACCGGATCAGTTTAATTTACATACAATTGCGTTTATTAAAAGGCATTCTGGGATTTCTATTGAGACTCAATCGTGGAATAGATAA
- a CDS encoding Imm51 family immunity protein, which yields MKEIIEDTIYDDEFLPCEMITSEGFRKDVPTTFYCIELATDFDEEFIEIMEEFDLEPSGYLLESIILAFIEKENESLLDKIDYPLDCEASTFVVYMNSEEAQREMAKIIQKLCINKKLFRKTIKENIDSIKE from the coding sequence ATGAAAGAAATAATCGAAGATACTATCTACGATGATGAATTTTTACCTTGTGAGATGATAACATCAGAAGGTTTTAGAAAAGATGTACCCACCACATTTTATTGTATTGAATTAGCTACTGATTTTGATGAAGAATTCATTGAAATAATGGAAGAATTTGACTTAGAACCCAGTGGTTATCTGCTGGAAAGTATCATCCTAGCTTTTATAGAGAAAGAAAATGAAAGTCTACTGGATAAAATTGACTATCCGCTCGATTGTGAAGCTTCAACATTTGTCGTATATATGAATTCAGAAGAGGCTCAACGAGAAATGGCAAAAATCATCCAAAAACTCTGTATAAATAAAAAGCTTTTTAGAAAAACAATAAAAGAGAATATAGATTCTATTAAAGAATGA
- the rfaD gene encoding ADP-glyceromanno-heptose 6-epimerase: MIIVTGAAGFIGSCLISRLNADGFTHIIAVDDFSHENKIPNLEGKQIKQRIDRKEFFTWLDANNEHIEFIFHIGARTDTTEFDRNIFDELNVHYSQTIWQKCCDYQIPLVYASSAATYGLGELGYDDNEALIPQLKPLNPYGDSKNEFDIWALQQERKPFFWAGLKFFNVYGPNEYHKARMASVIFHAFNQIKATGKMKLFRSHNPEFKDGEQMRDFVYVKDVVEVCMFLMHHRKNSGIYNLGSGKARTFLDLVRNTFKAMQLPEQIDFVDTPADIRDKYQYFTEASMQKLISIGYIRPFHSLEEGVQDYVSNYLAGHKYY, translated from the coding sequence ATGATTATAGTTACAGGTGCTGCCGGTTTTATTGGAAGCTGTCTCATTAGCCGGCTCAATGCAGATGGGTTTACCCATATTATTGCGGTAGATGATTTTTCGCATGAAAACAAAATTCCGAATCTGGAAGGCAAACAGATTAAACAGCGGATAGACCGGAAGGAATTTTTCACCTGGCTTGACGCTAATAATGAGCATATAGAATTTATCTTTCACATTGGTGCCCGCACGGATACCACCGAGTTTGACCGGAATATTTTTGATGAACTGAATGTCCACTATTCCCAAACCATCTGGCAGAAATGCTGCGATTACCAGATTCCGCTTGTATATGCATCCTCAGCAGCAACCTATGGCTTAGGCGAACTGGGCTATGATGACAATGAAGCCTTAATTCCTCAACTCAAGCCGCTTAATCCCTACGGAGATTCTAAAAATGAATTTGACATCTGGGCTTTACAGCAGGAAAGGAAGCCTTTTTTCTGGGCAGGGCTGAAGTTTTTTAATGTATATGGCCCCAACGAGTACCACAAAGCCCGGATGGCTTCGGTGATTTTTCATGCTTTTAACCAGATAAAAGCCACCGGCAAAATGAAGCTTTTCCGTTCCCACAACCCGGAATTTAAAGATGGCGAACAGATGCGGGATTTTGTGTATGTAAAAGATGTGGTAGAAGTATGCATGTTTCTGATGCACCACCGGAAAAATTCAGGTATTTATAATTTAGGCAGTGGCAAAGCCCGTACTTTTTTAGACCTGGTCCGGAATACCTTTAAAGCCATGCAATTACCAGAACAGATTGACTTTGTAGACACGCCAGCCGACATTCGCGACAAGTACCAGTATTTTACCGAAGCCAGTATGCAGAAACTCATTTCTATTGGGTATATACGTCCTTTTCATTCTCTGGAAGAAGGTGTACAGGATTATGTCAGCAATTATCTGGCTGGGCATAAGTATTATTAA
- a CDS encoding ABC transporter substrate-binding protein — translation MDLLSHTHPGKYYFWLFFILLLAACSAKKDSGEKEPSETIVLIDDLKREVVLSRKPQKVMALAPSMTEMLFFVCDTSQIVAVTQNCNYPEAVKTKPIVNNYPMDFEGLLKVKPDLVFTIEGMTPQSDAERMKQMGIPVYYQKYATVDDVLDGLADIAKIMDREELSRSKIDSLRNLKNTVIAQTQFLPKPSVLAITWQDPIYAYGKNTILTNKLQLAGAINAIDTVFDNPYPALSREYILKINPDIILGGTFNEMDSSFFKLYPELKKIKAYQNKRIYKVTDDLNSRPSPRVIEAVIELKKYIHPEAK, via the coding sequence ATGGATTTACTTTCTCATACACATCCCGGCAAATATTACTTTTGGCTATTTTTTATTTTGCTATTGGCCGCCTGTTCCGCAAAGAAAGACTCAGGGGAAAAAGAGCCGTCAGAAACTATTGTACTGATAGATGACCTGAAACGGGAAGTAGTGCTTTCTCGCAAACCTCAAAAAGTAATGGCACTGGCACCTTCTATGACTGAAATGTTATTTTTTGTATGCGATACCAGTCAAATTGTAGCCGTTACACAAAATTGTAATTATCCAGAAGCCGTAAAAACCAAACCTATTGTAAATAACTATCCGATGGATTTTGAAGGACTGCTTAAAGTGAAGCCCGACCTGGTTTTTACCATAGAAGGCATGACGCCGCAATCTGATGCAGAACGGATGAAGCAGATGGGAATTCCGGTATATTACCAGAAATATGCAACCGTTGATGATGTACTGGATGGCTTAGCAGATATAGCAAAAATTATGGATAGGGAAGAATTAAGCCGTTCAAAAATAGATTCGCTGAGAAACCTAAAGAATACAGTAATAGCACAAACACAGTTTTTACCTAAACCCAGCGTACTGGCTATTACCTGGCAAGATCCCATTTATGCCTACGGAAAGAATACCATTCTTACCAATAAACTGCAGCTGGCAGGTGCAATCAATGCCATAGACACTGTATTTGATAATCCTTATCCGGCACTTTCCAGGGAGTATATACTTAAAATTAATCCGGATATTATTCTGGGGGGCACATTTAATGAAATGGACAGCAGCTTTTTTAAGTTGTATCCTGAGCTAAAGAAGATAAAAGCTTACCAGAATAAACGCATATACAAAGTAACCGACGACTTAAATTCACGGCCCAGCCCAAGGGTAATAGAAGCCGTGATTGAACTGAAAAAATACATTCATCCGGAAGCTAAATGA
- a CDS encoding LptF/LptG family permease encodes MKILDLYILKKFLSTFMFVVLILISIIVVIDFTEKNDDFIKRKAPTEAVIYDYYLNFIPYIANLLSPITVFIATVFVTAQLASHTEVIAALSSGMSFRRFMLPYVIGSALVGAVIFLFSGWVIPNSNKVRIDFERQYLKEPYYNDSRNIHKKIAPETYAYMESYDVTNDVGYRFTLEKVVDRKLLAKLESQRVEWKPKEEKWLLRNYKLRTFDGRKETLTFGDTLDTLINLNPKAFGNNYLLYETFTLTELEAFITELQNSGADNVAIYQIEKYLRFTSPFAMVILTLIGVIVSARKSRGGVGFQIAFGFVLAFVYILFFIMSRAIAQAGSIDPMLAVWLPNIVFALVGLVMYHTVPR; translated from the coding sequence ATGAAAATACTCGACTTATATATTCTCAAGAAATTCCTCTCCACATTCATGTTTGTGGTACTGATTCTGATTTCCATTATTGTAGTAATTGATTTTACAGAGAAGAATGACGATTTCATTAAGCGGAAAGCCCCCACAGAAGCTGTTATCTACGACTATTACCTGAACTTTATTCCCTACATTGCCAATTTACTAAGTCCAATCACTGTTTTTATTGCTACCGTATTTGTTACGGCTCAACTCGCCTCGCATACGGAGGTAATTGCGGCACTTAGCAGCGGCATGAGTTTCAGGCGGTTTATGCTGCCTTATGTTATTGGTTCGGCACTTGTAGGAGCGGTTATTTTTTTATTCTCCGGCTGGGTAATTCCTAACTCCAATAAAGTACGGATTGATTTTGAAAGGCAATACCTGAAAGAACCTTATTATAATGATTCCAGAAATATTCACAAAAAGATAGCGCCGGAAACCTATGCATATATGGAAAGTTATGATGTAACCAATGATGTAGGCTATCGCTTTACGCTGGAAAAAGTTGTAGACAGAAAACTGCTGGCAAAACTTGAATCACAACGGGTGGAATGGAAACCCAAAGAGGAAAAATGGCTGCTGCGGAATTATAAACTCCGGACTTTTGATGGCCGTAAAGAAACGCTGACTTTCGGCGATACTCTCGACACCCTGATTAACTTAAATCCGAAGGCATTCGGTAATAATTACTTACTATACGAAACATTTACCCTGACCGAACTGGAGGCTTTTATTACAGAATTACAAAATAGTGGTGCAGATAATGTGGCCATTTACCAGATCGAAAAATACCTGCGCTTTACCAGTCCCTTTGCTATGGTTATTCTCACACTGATTGGCGTAATTGTATCGGCCCGGAAAAGCCGGGGCGGCGTTGGCTTTCAGATTGCCTTTGGATTCGTACTGGCCTTCGTCTACATCTTATTTTTTATCATGAGCCGGGCAATTGCTCAGGCTGGCTCCATTGATCCTATGCTGGCTGTATGGCTGCCAAATATCGTGTTTGCCCTGGTTGGATTAGTTATGTATCATACGGTGCCGAGGTAA
- the tgt gene encoding tRNA guanosine(34) transglycosylase Tgt produces MKFSIQATDSQSKARAGEITTDHGLIQTPIFMPVGTAGSVKAVHQRELSDDVQAQIILGNTYHLFLRPGLDVLHKAGGLHQFNSWGHPILTDSGGYQVYSLSGTRKIKEAGVTFKSHIDGSTHVFTPENVMDIQRTIGADIIMAFDECTPYPCEFSYARASMDMTHRWLKRCCERFDTTEGLYGYTQTLFPIVQGSVFPELRKQSAEKIASFEREGNAIGGLSVGEPAEMMYEMTEMVCGILPEDKPRYLMGVGTPANILETIALGIDMFDCVMPTRNARNGMLFTTQGIINIKNEKWKNDFSPIDETLGGYVSTTYTKAYLRHLVVSKEYLAAQIASVHNLTFYLWLVKQAREKILEGTFYAWKNSMVEQVMRRL; encoded by the coding sequence ATGAAATTTAGCATCCAGGCTACTGATTCTCAATCAAAAGCCAGAGCCGGAGAGATCACTACCGATCATGGCCTGATTCAAACACCTATATTTATGCCTGTGGGTACAGCCGGTTCCGTAAAAGCTGTACATCAGCGGGAACTTTCGGATGACGTGCAGGCACAGATCATTCTGGGAAACACCTATCATCTTTTTTTGCGTCCGGGACTGGATGTATTACATAAAGCAGGTGGATTACATCAGTTTAATAGCTGGGGTCATCCCATTCTCACCGATAGCGGTGGCTACCAGGTATATTCATTATCAGGCACCCGGAAAATCAAGGAAGCTGGTGTTACCTTTAAGTCGCACATTGATGGCTCTACCCATGTATTCACACCAGAAAATGTAATGGATATTCAGCGTACGATCGGTGCGGATATTATTATGGCTTTTGATGAATGTACGCCTTATCCTTGCGAATTTAGTTATGCCCGGGCTTCTATGGATATGACGCACCGCTGGCTGAAACGTTGCTGCGAACGGTTTGATACCACCGAAGGCTTATACGGTTATACACAAACCTTATTTCCTATTGTACAAGGCAGTGTATTTCCGGAGTTGCGCAAACAATCGGCAGAGAAAATTGCTTCTTTCGAACGGGAAGGAAATGCTATTGGAGGCTTATCTGTAGGAGAACCTGCGGAAATGATGTATGAAATGACAGAAATGGTGTGTGGTATTCTGCCTGAAGATAAGCCCAGGTATTTAATGGGCGTAGGTACGCCTGCCAATATTCTGGAAACCATAGCGTTAGGAATAGATATGTTTGATTGTGTAATGCCTACCCGTAATGCCCGCAATGGAATGCTATTCACTACACAGGGTATTATCAATATCAAAAATGAGAAGTGGAAAAATGATTTCAGTCCAATCGATGAAACTTTAGGTGGTTATGTAAGTACAACGTATACAAAAGCCTATCTGCGGCATCTAGTAGTAAGTAAAGAATACTTAGCAGCACAAATAGCTAGTGTACATAATCTTACGTTTTATCTATGGCTTGTCAAACAAGCCCGGGAGAAGATTCTGGAAGGCACGTTTTATGCTTGGAAAAACAGCATGGTAGAACAAGTAATGCGACGGTTGTAA